In a genomic window of Corvus hawaiiensis isolate bCorHaw1 chromosome Z, bCorHaw1.pri.cur, whole genome shotgun sequence:
- the ZNF532 gene encoding zinc finger protein 532 isoform X2: MRILSSVLSRIDSPKSLERLWILDLLTIKYVAMGDMKTPDFDDLLAAFDIPDMVDPKAAIESGHDDHESHIKQNAHADEDSHVPSSSDVGVSVIVKNVRTIDSSEGVDKDGHHSAGNSLHNGFLTSAALESYSKDEGKSLKDDGSASEATLKDSAFNQFSPISSAEEFDDDERIEVDDPPDKEEMRANFRANVLAGSLSQQEYDKLKALGGENLIKSGITVSSSIDKNKAAKRETETNSMNLGVYEPFKTRKTEDKLQKDNSEKLLENRVVDGKLSTEKSDTNLASISQSKAKSSAKLSSCIAAIAALSAKKAATDSSKDLQSNSEESSPLPKDISESPRAVEKSPESQSLIDGAKKPSVKPPDSPRSVSSENSSKGSPSSPAGSTPAIPKVRIKTIKTSSGEIKRTVTRVLPEVDVDSGKKPEQSASMVTSMTSLLASPTSAAVLSSPPRAPLQSSVVTNAVGSAELAPKQVTIKPVATAFLPVSAVKTAGSQVINLKLANNTTVKATVISAASVQSASSAIIKAANAIQQQTVVVPASSLASAKLVPKTVHLANLNLLPQGAQTTSELRQVLTKPQQQIKQAIISAAASQPSKKVSRVQVVSSLQSSVVEAFNKVLSSVNPVPVYIPNLSPPANAGITLPTRGYKCLECGDSFALEKSLTQHYDRRSVRIEVTCNHCTKNLVFYNKCSLLSHARGHKEKGVVMQCSHLILKPVPADQMIASPSSNTAAAVLQSPGGAGTHSVTKIQSGLTGTVISAPTSSPVIPAMPLDEDPSKLCRHSLKCLECNEVFQDETSLATHFQQAADTSGQKTCNICQMLLPNQCSFASHQRIHQHKSPYTCPECGAICRSVHFQTHVTKNCLHYTRRVGFRCVHCNVVYSDVAALKSHIQGCHCEVFYKCPICPMAFKSAPSTHSHAYTQHPGIKIGEPKIIYKCSMCDTVFTLQPLLYRHFDQHIENQKVSVFKCPDCSLLYAQKQLMMDHIKSMHGTLKSVEGPPNLGINLPLSTKPTTQNSASHNKEDTKSVNGTEKLEKKSPSPIKKAEPKKVASPGWTCWECDRLFTQRDVYISHMRKEHGKDNFKQIAPHHPCLQ; the protein is encoded by the exons ATGAGGAtcctttcctctgtgctcagcagaaTAGACAGTCCTAAAAGCCTTGAGAGGTTGTGGATACTGG ATTTGCTTACAATCAAATACGTGGCCATGGGGGATATGAAGACCCCAGATTTCGATGACCTTCTTGCAGCCTTTGACATACCAGACATGGTAGATCCCAAAGCAGCTATTGAATCTGGACATGATGACCACGAAAGCCACATAAAACAAAATGCTCATGCAGATGAAGATTCCCATGTCCCATCATCATCTGATGTTGGGGTGAGCGTCATCGTGAAAAATGTGCGTACTATTGATTCTTCCGAAGGTGTGGATAAGGATGGCCACCATTCCGCAGGCAACAGCTTGCACAATGGCTTCCTAACGTCAGCAGCTCTTGAGAGTTACAGTAAAGATGAAGGGAAATCACTTAAAGATGATGGGTCAGCTTCTGAGGCTACACTGAAGGATTCAGCTTTCAACCAGTTCAGCCCAATATCAAGTGCGGAAGAATTTGATGATGATGAGAGAATAGAGGTAGATGACCCCCCGGATAAAGAGGAGATGCGTGCAAATTTCAGAGCAAATGTCTTGGCAGGATCTCTATCTCAGCAGGAATATGACAAACTAAAGGCACTTGGAGGGGAGAACTTAATTAAATCTGGAATCACTGTTTCAAGTAGTatagataaaaataaagctgctaAACGAGAGACAGAGACAAACTCCATGAATTTAGGTGTCTATGAGCCTTTTAAAACTCGAAAAACAGAGGACAAGTTACAAAAAGACAATTCTGAGAAGCTTCTTGAAAACAGGGTAGTTGATGGAAAACTGAGTACTGAAAAAAGTGACACAAATCTTGCCAGCATTTCCCAGTCCAAAGCGAAGTCATCAGCAAAGCTTTCTTCCTGCATTGCTGCAATCGCAGCACTGAGTGCTAAAAAGGCAGCTACAGATAGCAGTAAAGATTTACAGTCTAATTCAGAAGAGTCTTCTCCATTACCAAAAGACATAAGTGAAAGTCCCCGGGCTGTTGAAAAATCTCCTGAGTCTCAGAGTCTCATTGATGGTGCTAAGAAGCCGTCTGTCAAACCACCCGATAGTCCCAGAAGTGTCTCAAGTGAGAACAGTAGCAAAGGGTCTCCATCTTCTCCCGCAGGGTCGACACCAGCCATCCCTAAGGTTCGCATAAAAACCATCAAGACTTCTTCTGGGGAGATCAAGAGAACTGTTACTAGAGTGTTGCCAGAAGTTGATGTGGACTCTGGTAAAAAGCCAGAGCAGAGTGCTTCCATGGTAACCTCCATGACATCTCTCCTGGCCTCACCAACTTCCGCTGctgttctctcctctcctcccagagCTCCTCTGCAGTCCTCAGTTGTCACCAATGCAGTTGGATCTGCAGAACTTGCCCCTAAACAGGTCACTATCAAACCCGTGGCTACTGCCTTCCTGCCCGTTTCAGCAGTGAAAACAGCAGGTTCCCAAGTGATCAATCTGAAGCTGGCTAACAACACCACAGTGAaagccactgtcatctctgctgcaTCCGTGCAgagtgccagcagtgccattATCAAAGCTGCCAACGCCATCCAGCAGCAGACAGTCGTGGTGCCAGCATCGAGCCTTGCCAGTGCCAAACTTGTGCCAAAGACAGTCCATCTTGCCAACCTTAACCTTTTGCCTCAGGGTGCTCAAACCACCTCTGAACTGCGCCAAGTGCTAACAAAACCCCAGCAGCAAATCAAGCAGGCAATAATTTCTGCAGCAGCCTCCCAGCCTTCGAAAAAAGTGTCTCGAGTGCAGGTGGTGTCATCTCTACAGAGCTCTGTAGTGGAAGCGTTCAATAAGGTGCTGAGCAGTGTCAATCCTGTGCCAGTTTACATCCCAAACCTTAGCCCCCCAGCCAATGCCGGAATCACGCTACCAACGCGAGGTTACAAGTGTTTGGAGTGTGGCGACTCATTTGCTCTCGAGAAGAGCCTGACCCAGCATTATGACAGGAGAAGTGTGCGAATTGAAGTGACTTGTAATCATTGTACAAAGAATTTAGTTTTCTACAATAAATGCAGTCTCCTGTCCCATGCTCGTGGGCACAAGGAGAAAGGCGTCGTGATGCAGTGTTCCCACCTGATCCTAAAACCAGTCCCAGCAGATCAAATGATAGCATCTCCTTCCAGCAATACTGCTGCGGCCGTGCTCCAGAGCCCAGGGGGAGCTGGCACGCACTCTGTAACAAAGATCCAGTCTGGCTTAACTGGGACAGTGATCTCGGCCCCCACGAGCTCTCCTGTCATTCCAGCTATGCCACTAGACGAAGATCCATCGAAACTCTGTAGACATAGTCTAAAGTGTTTGGAGTGCAATGAAGTTTTCCAAGATGAGACATCTCTTGCAACTCATTTCCAGCAGGCTGCAGACACAAGTGGACAA AAGACATGCAATATCTGCCAGATGCTGCTTCCTAACCAGTGCAGTTTTGCATCACACCAGAGAATTCATCAGCATAAATCTCCATACACGTGTCCTGAATGTGGAGCAATCTGCAGATCTGTCCACTTCCAGACCCATGTCACTAAGAACTGCCTGCATTATACCCGAAGAGTTGGGTTTCG CTGCGTGCACTGCAATGTTGTGTACTCTGACGTGGCGGCACTCAAGTCTCATATTCAAGGTTGTCACTGTGAAGTCTTTTACAAGTGTCCTATCTGTCCCATGGCATTTAAATCTGCTCCCAGCACACATTCCCATGCCTATACACAACACCCCGGTATCAAGATAGGCGAACCAAA AATAATATATAAATGCTCTATGTGTGACACTGTGTTTACTCTACAACCTTTGCTCTATCGCCACTTTGATCAGCACATTGAAAACCAGAAGGTGTCAGTTTTCAAGTGTCCAGACTGTTCTCTTCTATATGCACAGAAACAGCTTATGATGGATCATATCAAG TCTATGCATGGAACTTTGAAAAGTGTTGAGGGGCCACCAAACCTGGGGATAAATCTGCCTCTCAGTACTAAACCCACAACTCAGAACTCAGCCAGTCACAACAAGGAGGACACAAAATCTGTCAACGGAacagaaaagctggagaagaaatCTCCTTCTCCCATAAAGAAAGCAGAGCCTAAAAAAGTTGCTAGTCCTGGCTGGACATGTTGGGAGTGTGACAGGCTCTTCACTCAGAGAGATGTTTACATCTCCCACATGAGGAAAGAACATGGAAAG